AGAAAACAAGATATTCGCGCTGGCCGCGCCCACGGGCACGGCGCAGTCGGTGGCGGTGATTCCGTATGCCAAGGAAGTGGGCCTGCCGGTGATCGGCCCGATTGGCGGCGCGACCGCGCTGTTCTCCGAACGCCTGGTGTTTCCGCTGCTGCCCGACTACGGCTGGTCGGCGGCGGCGAATCTGGATTTCGCGCTCACCGATCTCAAGGCCAGCAAGGTCGCGCTGCTGTGGGAGAACGACGAGCTGGGGCGCTCGGCCAAGCGCGGTTTCGATCTCTACATGGAGGCCAACGGCAAGCAGGCCGCCGAGTCGATTCCCTTTGAAGTGCGCAACACCGATTTCACGCCGCATGTGCGCAAGCTGGCGAACGCCAAGGCCGAGGTGGTGATTCTGTTCGGCTCGAACGCCAACCTCGCATCGGCCCTCAAGGCGGCGGAGCGCGTGGGCTTTCAGAGTAAATGGATGGCGCCGTTCTTCACCGCCGATCCGACCACGCGCAAGCTCGCGGGCGATCTGCTCAACGGCACGTATTTCTCGTCGTGGCTGATGCCCGTGGGCGCGGACGATGCCGAGATCAAGGCCTATCGCGAGCAGGTGCCCAAGCTCTATCCGAACGATCCTGTGGGCGTGTTTGGCCTCAACGGCTGGAGCAACGGCGCGCTGTTCGTGAAGGGCTTCAAGATGCTGCTCGACAGCGGCAAACCACTGACCCGCGCCAACCTGGTCGATGTGATGGAGACCATGACCAACGCCACCATCGGCGGTGCGCGC
This genomic stretch from Diaphorobacter sp. HDW4B harbors:
- a CDS encoding ABC transporter substrate-binding protein, with amino-acid sequence MRRRSFITTGTAVAASAALPQWAQAQQQASPGIDVASKTVTVGAFTPITGPVPFYTVLTHAAEACFKWANETNALNGWKINYITYDDGYEPARSVAVTKRLVEENKIFALAAPTGTAQSVAVIPYAKEVGLPVIGPIGGATALFSERLVFPLLPDYGWSAAANLDFALTDLKASKVALLWENDELGRSAKRGFDLYMEANGKQAAESIPFEVRNTDFTPHVRKLANAKAEVVILFGSNANLASALKAAERVGFQSKWMAPFFTADPTTRKLAGDLLNGTYFSSWLMPVGADDAEIKAYREQVPKLYPNDPVGVFGLNGWSNGALFVKGFKMLLDSGKPLTRANLVDVMETMTNATIGGARNVSYKAGDHRGARQEAIIQAQADGSFKLVRDFRPYPANVFDAKLA